In the genome of Hevea brasiliensis isolate MT/VB/25A 57/8 chromosome 14, ASM3005281v1, whole genome shotgun sequence, the window AAATTTATTGGTGAAAatgttttttttataatataattggcTCTAATTGGGATTCGAACTCGAAATTTCACAACCTCAGAGACGACTCTAGTAGCTCTAAGGTAAAGCTAATCGGCACTGAGGTAAAGCTAATTGGTAACTTGTTCTTTAGTAAAGCATACCACATTGTACCAGAACTCGGTTGGCTCAAGCACATTCCATATAGGGGTCAGGATGGGTATTTTGGCCTGAATAGTTTAAAGAAACAGACGTTCCAGgagattaaggagaaaatagctaGAGAACTTAATTACCGCAAGGGGGAAAGGAGATTTTTATCAACGCTATACCCATAGCTATCACCATATACCAAGAGTTTGTGCAAGGAAATCAGTAGCACGGTAGCTAATTTCTGTTGGGGAAaattaaataatgaaagaagGATGCATTGGGCTTCCTACGACATTTTGTGTGATCAGAGGAGTATAGGGGGACCGGGTTTTTGACGCATCGAACACTTCGATTTCACTTTGTTAGCAAAGCAGGGATGGAACTTTGCAACTCCTAACACGAttttttaaaggaaaaattttaCCTTTTATTCGTTCATGGATGCAGAACTTGGACATAACCTTCATGGGCTCGGCACAGCATCAGGGAAGGAAGGAAATTGTAACAATATGGCTTGAGATGGCAGATCAATTCTCTGGAGAGAGGAACCTTGGTTAGCTTCTGTCCCTCCCTTCAGGTTCACAGTTCGACAGGAGCCGCCAGAAGTGTTGGCCTGGGTTAATCCATGTATAAACCAGTTCAGAGAACTTTTGCGGAAGCAAACGAGAAAATTATACTATCACGTTCTCCTTTCTAACAGAAGCACATGAAAAACTCATCTAGCATTTCACAAGATATGGAAAGTACTGTCAAGTCTGGATACACTATTGCAAGGGAATTTCTGTCGCACAGGAGCTCTTCAGCAGCAGATGTACAAAGTCTTTTCATGGAAAAGGATGTGGTATTTGAAAGTCTCCAGTAAACTTCACGTTTTCCcgtggaagatgattgggctaccATCCAATTCCATAGTTCACCcccttttttttcttcatttttttcgaGGCAATTCAATAATTCACCATAGATTCCCACTGACACTAGACAAATTCAAGTTTTACAATGAGAGGCCCAAACATCTTTTATTTTCATGTAAGATCGCATCATCACAACAGAGGTGTTTCTATCCGCACTGAATTTGAGATTAGACATTGTCCAGGACGGAGGCTCAAGACTGTTGGCTCATACTGATGAATTATTTTAAGCTCCTGAGAGATGAAGGCTCATGATTATCTCTAGGTGTATTACTCGTGGCACATCTGGAAATCTAGAAACAAAGCAATTTTCAGAAACAAAGAGACACCACCAACAAAGATTGTCACGAAAGCTGGAAGCCATAAAGATTCGAAAGGAATAAGCATTCAAGCTAAATATTCATTCAATCCATGCTTCAATTCTTTCTTCCTCTCAACTCCAAGACTCTTTGTTTCTTCAAAACCCTTTCCCTATCAAAGTCATTAACAAGCTCAGCTCGTATGATATCTTTGCACGGTAATATCTACCTCTAGCCAGTAGCCCAGAGGCCAGCTTCTACAACAAAGCATCCAATACAAAGTGATGCCCACTTACTCCAGAATATGCATATGCTGTTTCCAACACTAGACTTCTGAAGAACCATAAATTAAAAAGTTTATCGTGGAGGAGATTATCCATCATACACATAAGTGCACAAAGTCTCGTCATCCAGAAAATGCATATGATTTCCATATTCAAAATGGATTATGAGATTCAATTTTCCAGATTTAAAAGAACGAAAAAATGCAAATACAGAATGGACATGTTACATATCCACTGGATCAATTATACTATACCAAAAACTTCTACACCCTAATTCAGTAGGTTTTGATTTCCATTTGCAACAGAACACGACTAAAGATTTTTCATTTTGCAACCCACCTTGCCTACACTTTTACAGGTCTGAATGGATTATGTCTTCTCACAATTGATGCAGCCTCGCCCTCAGGACTATCTCCCAGCTCATTATATGTACCATCCGAAGTGTTAGCTTAGTAAAATCACAGCCTTTGACTAAAGTACACATTCATAAAATATCTCGATGGATTGAAGCCACTTAAAATCACTGCAAAAAGTTAAAAGAAATAACATTTCAGCAACACTAGAACCTAAAGCAAAGGCCAAATTAGAAATTGTTTCATTCAACACTTACAAACAGGAGAAAGGACAATGACAATGCCTATTGGATAGAGGAAAAAAGGCGTCCTCTCCAAAAAGGGCAACACTGCAGTACAAGCATGCTATCAGTAAATTAATCAATAAAGGAGATAAAGTGACCTTATTTTTACAGCAAAAGCTTCACCAGCCACCTTAAGTTTGGAACTATACCCAAGCAAAACTTTATTAAACAGGTTTATTAATGACACTTCCAATACTAGTTTTCTTTCCCAACTGAAGGGAGAAAACAGTACTCTAGAAATTGGAGGAGAAAACATATTTTGTTCCACAAAAGAAGTATATTTCAAAACTGACCCGGAAATCCAAACAAAAAGAACAGAGAATCAACAATCGGAGATTCAGCCAGGATTAAAATACTTTaaaatttttccctttttttccaTATGATAGAAAACACAGATATATACATTTATCTTTTCGAAAATACATAGCAATTCAGATATATTAAGTTCATAGAAgaggattgaaaaaaaaaaacgtgTAGGTGATGTATCATCAACTCGTCCTCTCTTCTTTTGAAATTTCTTTCAATCCATTTTTTCTTCACAAATTGCTTTAGAGGTTTAGTACAATAAATTTTGATGGGAATACATGATTCACACAAAATTATTATGTGAAAAAAATAATGGATATAGGATTAGATCTTTTTTAACACAAATTATTTCTGCttataaaagttgaaaagttgGAAAAAAACTCTTTTTCACTTGATAAGAATTTTCTTTTGAAACCTTTCATGATTTTATGGAGAAATGAATAAAGTTGAAAATAGAAAATACAATGGGGGCTAGGGCTACAGTTATACTAGTTTATAAAATTCAAGGttgatattgtaatgttttaaagTATAGAGTTCAATTTGTAATGACCTATAAAGTTTAGGGTGTTAAATAAAGCTatccccaagttttttttttaccATCTCACCATTTTGGCTAAGATATTTCTAGTCTACTTCAAAAATACTATTAACTTACCATCATAACCTAAAAAGTTGAGATAATAATAGTAGGAGGCCGCCACCATGAAAAGCATATTTGACAGCAATACAGGTATAAAACCATGGGCTACTAAAAGAGGAGATAGAAAATAATGTATAACTGCAACAAAACCAAGACATAATTAACATCATGATAGGTGAAACTAAGGTTGATAAATAAAGAGCCAAAACATGTATTAATTAGAAATTACcgtaaagcataataaacattgggAAGAAAGAATTGCAGTGCACATCAAATGCATAAAGCCTTCAACCAAATAAGAGGAAAACATAAAGGGGAAGTCAGCAATCTGCAGTAAATAATAAAACATTCGTGGTGAATTagatatacaaaaaaaaaaaaaaaaaaaaaaacttttacccACATTCGAAAATAAACATGGCATACAAATACACAAGAATCTACAACAATACAATATACAGACAAGACTATCCATGCACACAACTACTAAAAGTCTAAAATGATATTTCAAAGGAAGTGGGAATCTAAACTTGCCATTCAACCCGTTGCTCAACCACATGACTATTTGGTGCCTCCTCCCTAAGGTATGCATTAGTTAGGAACCTGTATGGAATCGACCAATTTGAATCACAATCATGCCGATCAGATAAAACATACAATATTCAAACTCTAACCAAAAGAGACAGGAATTCAACTGTTGAAACGTTTAACTTTGAACCAGTGTGTATGTAACTATGTACGTATATATATACAAGGAAAAATTCCACATTTACATTCTATCTTTAACACTGAAATTCCACAAAAAAGCTACATACCACTAAGGCAACTGATGTAATATCCAGAACGAGAAACAATATTTTGGAGAAGTGAAGGCATAACAAGCAACAAAGATAGTAGTTAGAAATTAAGAACTTATGatattaaaaaagaaattcaCCTATTTAAATAAATACCAACCAGTTAACAAATACTGCTAGAGATACAGATTCTTTGACAATTGTAATACCAAGATTTGGCTATTGATGTTTCATTAAAGTTTCAATTTCATCCCTTGCTTAATATTTCAATTTTGACCTCACAGTTTGCAATTGTAAAAAGATGTTTCAATTTCTAGCCCATAGtttcattttatatttataaatgaaaTCCCTCAATATGAGCTTTCATTTGCAGAAGTGTAATGATTCAATTCAATATCCTGTGCATATCACTTGACATTGACAGCAAGATTGAAGTTGCCAAAATTCTAAAAGTAGGATAGGTTCTATTCattaaaagatctaactctataACCAGCACACATAGAATTAAGATGGCCATAATCAATAACCTGACCATCAAATTATAATTATGAGTAGGGCGGTAGCTCTTACCAAGAACATGTAGCAAGAACTACTCCAGTTATTAAAAAATGGAAAAGCAACATGGAAATAACTACAAAAACAGCATGTGCAGCACTGTGGTCGTACCTGAAATAAAAAGAAGAGACGAGGGAAAGATTTAATCAGTAGGAAACACTTAAACTCATGGACTGATACAGCGGATAAAAGAGTAATCTAACAGTGAAATAGAACATAGAGAatcctataaaaaaaaataaaaaactaggCTATGTGATGCAGTCAAGCCTAAGGAAACccaatttagaaattattttgatttaatttttcaatgtaaAATCAATGTCTTTAATTCACATTTTCTAGTAGAATTTAGGAAGTTTAAttctctattattattatttagaaaatttaattaagaaatattttgattatttaggaattttattgtTTAGAATTTCCTACTTAGTATCAGTTTGATATTCCTAGTTAGATTCATCAAGTATTTTCCTATTTTGGGATTCTTAGTCCTAAAAGTAGTAGGACTAGTTATTAGTCTATAAATACCTATGCAATTTAGGTGTTTCTAGAAGAGCTTATTACTATTGATATTGACAATTGAGAATTAATAGAATTTGAGAGTTCATTCCTTTTTCCCCTTTTGTTCTTTGTTATTCTACACCACTATAGCACTGCTTAATTTGGAAGTTACACCAGAAAATGAAGCATTAACAATTTAACACGGCCTGCAGTGCTAGCCTCATTAGAAGGTGCACTCCACAAGCTATCTGATAAGGTCCACAATAAAATGACCCTTGAAATGCTGACATGTGATGTGTCATCATTCACTGACCCAAATGTTCAATTTGATAGCCCTTCAAAGCATTGTCCAGGTTAGCCCTAACCAGGAGAAGGTTTTAAGGCTCGAGGCTCAAGTTAGAGAGTGTTGATGAATAAATCTGAGTCCAACTCTTACTAAAATAAGAACTcaacaggaaatcaatatttaaTGTGACATAAAAGGCCCAAATGCTTTCCCCTAGTAACCCCTCTTGTAGCAAAATGTCTAGAAGTAGGTATCATCATTACACTGCCAGCATTAGTCATCCTAGGTACTGCATAGACACATGTAGATTTTGACAACTCCTTAGATAGCTAAGATAAAGGCCACCAGTGAAAGACATGACTCCTACCAAAGAAAGCCGATTGTTTCAAGTCTCATACATCCTTAAAAGTATAAATAGAAAAAGCCAAGGTTCACAAGGGGGGAGGAAAAACCCCTAAGATGGTAAAAAAGGCTttactcttttcttttctctggAAGAAGTTTTCCTCCAAATTATTCTAGTCATTGGACTAGCACTTTTGACAAGTCACTGAATTAACCATTGGATCGTCTCCAAAGAGGAACCCATCTCTCGCCATAACCCCCTCTCTTTATTTTGCGGGTACCATTTCACAAGCCCCTAGGACATTGTAGTTTTGATCTGAACCACTGTTGATAACTCAAGAAAGGGTAGGTATATGAAATGATGACATGTGTCTCTTGAGACTTGGGTTAACGGGGATGAATGGGCAAACTTTGTTTAAGTACGACTACTTCGCTACTTCCTGGTTTGGGGGTAGCTCTCTTAGGGGAGGACACTACTAGGACATGATAAGAGCTAGGCGAGAATCTGATCACCTGTTGGAGGATAACCCGTATTTATAGAGGTAGAAAACCAATGTGTGCTTGACACGTACAAAGCTCTCCATTGGTGAGTTGTCTCTATCACTATCATTCATGTCAAAgtcaaatcatgttgtatctaaaGCGATAACAGCCCTAAGGTGCATGAACTTATACTACCTAGGTACGACAATTAGGCTACCGGATAAGGGTCCCACCCAACGGGCTTTCGATAGATAGGTACGCCAACCTTTGAAAGGAGGTACCTTGACTTAGACTGGTCAGTAAGGATGCGACTTGACTTGTACGATACTCTAGCTCTTGAAATCATACTCCCGCGAGTTATATGACATGTTCCCTAGTCTTACAAGGGTATTTCTCTTTATAGTGACTGGGTCTGTGGTTATTACGACTACTTAACCCAGGCAGTTCTTGAAGTGTGGAAGGCTGAGGGCGTTGTTATTTCATAAATGATTTCCCTCAATATTTCATATGCTGACTTGGAGGCCATTATTGGCGTGTGTTCAGGCTGACGACTCCTTTCCACGGTTTATCCTTAGATGATACTGCCCCAATTGTTGACATATGGGTAGACATCTTCCCGTATAGATACGAGTACTCTACGCAGGTGATCCAATGGGTaacatatatattaattattcaaGGCACAAGTGTCCCTCATCAAAGGTCCCATCTCATTTCATAGTGTATCAACTGTCAATAAAGTTTTCAAATCCTAAACATGGCCCCACCAATTACCAACAACTGGTGAAAAGAAAAGGCATCCAATATCCACAGGTAACAATGCATGTCTCGTGAGTATGCTATGTGCGAAGGTTCTCCATCatcataataaatataataacatAAATTGCGTCATTGCCTAATGATGCATGTGCAATATTGCTTAACTTGGAGGAACCTAGATGTCCAAACTCCAACATGTAGCAGTGGGTAATCATGCATATACAATTTCACAATTGCAAATTCAACATTTAATAGAGCCCCATGAAAAGACTTCCTGGAAGGATTGTTGTGGAAAACTAGGTGAAACTTTAAGTAGTATTTATTAATTACCAGCATCACAATAACAAATTAGAAGAAGCCATAGGCAGGAAGTTTACAAGGAACTTATGCAGCACAATAAGCCAAGGTGGAAACCGCCAAAAGGAGACTGCAGATTACAACAAAAGCTGGGTCATCACGTGCCCATTGATTCTTAGTTTCTGACACCAAAAGAAAAAAGACAAcctttcaaatttcatcatccttCTTAACAGCAAGGTTTCCCAAAACCCACAAGAAAACCCAGTCAACAACAGCATAAACTCACATGGTAAATGAATGTTATCTTCCTCCATATGCATTTATTATATAAGCAGTTCCTACTGGCATTAACACTATTGCAACATGCTTGTGATTTGTCAAACATATTAACACAAATGAGATTTAAAATCACCATAAGGACGCTTATAGATATCTCACTAACTCTTCcctaaaattttttcctaaaacATAATAAACTGGCTTATGTGACTTGTAATCTGAAGATCCACACTACTTCAGTGCAGGAAAAGTTAGAACTCAACGAATCATAACTATATTGGAAAACCACATATAGTTTAGGAGAAAAAACCAAGGACTGGTTACTTTTATTGATCCTACTTTGCCTTATGACACATGCAACTTATCGgggaaaatataaatataaatagagCTAACAAGTAACTGAACATATCACACAATTGACAATAAATGCTCTTTTCCAGCGACTATAATTTAAGTATCTCAGTTATCAGCAAGAAAAGATTTCACTGGAAACATCAGCATGTTGCATGCTATGTACCATGCCTTCACACAACAAAGCAACTCATATAATAAATGTCTAGAAAAGTCACATCAAaatgaagcatattatttatgCTTGAGGCAAAAACAATATATTTCAATACCATAAATGGACATAACATTTGCTGCAACAGCTAAACTGTGTATACACATATATAAAAAA includes:
- the LOC110642749 gene encoding uncharacterized protein LOC110642749, with product MLLFHFLITGVVLATCSWFLTNAYLREEAPNSHVVEQRVEWLYAFDVHCNSFFPMFIMLYVIHYFLSPLLVAHGFIPVLLSNMLFMVAASYYYYLNFLGYDVLPFLERTPFFLYPIGIVIVLSPVLILSGFNPSRYFMNVYFSQRL